The Vibrio tapetis subsp. tapetis genome segment TGAGTCATCACCTATGTGTTCAGAGACTTTTAACGTCCCGTTTCCAAGCATACGAATGATTTGGTCAGCGCTAGACAAAGCTGAAGCATTTGGGTGTTCAAGCAAAGTATTCAGGTTCATCGATTCAAATTCAATGGTTTGAATCACGCCAGCTCCATCGTTTATCGACAACAAAACATTTGAGCCAGCTTCAACTAATGAAATGCTGCTGGTCAACGCGTTTAAGTTTGCTAACGAGTCTACAGACACGATACCACCAATATCAATGCTATCATTTGATGCATCAAATTCACGGATAATATCTCGCCCAGGAAGTCCATTGACTAGCCCCAAAGAACCTGAGAGCCATACAAACGTGTCTTGGGAGCTAGCAGAAGAACCAAGTGGATCACCAAACATAACTTCATTGTTGGCCGTCCCCGTTAGGATGTCTGCGCCTGTTGTCACCACACCATTATAGAAAGCCCCGTCTACATCTATCGTTACTGTTTCTTGAGTCACGGCTCCATGAGTATCCGTCACCTGAATGGTAAAGATCTCCTGACCCGATGATCCAGCTTTCAAGGATGTTGCGCCCGGCTTTGATTCATCAATGTTGTACGTCCAAGCTCCAGTTTGATCAATCGACAACGTACCGTACGTGCCTTCTTGATCAACAATGGACCAAACTAAGTCGGTATTATTGCTATCTGCATCAGAAGCGGTGAAGCTACCTAAGGCTTGTGTTGTATAACCAACAATCGCATTACCCGTCGCTATTACACTTGTTATTTGTGGTGCATCGTTTCGTCCTGTTACTTCGATAGAGACTGTTTGATTCTTAGTTGCACCGCTAGAATCAGATACCTGAACAACAAATAACTCACTATCTGTTTCACCTTGCCCTAGAGCATCACTACCTGAAAGAGTATTGTCTATTTGATACTCCCAATTACCCGTTAATTGATTAAGAACAAAATGTCCATATTGGCCTTCAGCACTTCCAACGAGCGTCCATGTGTGGGTATCGTTTGTATCCGTATCAACGGCGCTTAGTGAACCACCAACGTGAGCCGCAGCATCTTGAGTCGTCGACGTTGAAGTATCTCCAGAAATAGAAGGAAGATCATTCGAGCCCGAAACGTCTATCGTTACCTCTTTTGTCACGGTATCTGTGCCATCAAACAAGGTGACTGTAAACGTATCTTGTTCCGTTTGACCTTGCGCTAAGCCTTGTACTGCAGCGGATGAGTTTGCCAAGGTATAGATCCACTGACCATTAGCATCAACGGTTAAACTCCCATAAGTACCTGCGCCGCCCCCTTGAACACCCCAGGTGTGGCTGTCATTTACATCAATATCAGTGAAATCCAAATCACCTTGTTGAGTAGCGGTTCCATCTTCAACGACGCTTCCCGTTGTTGGCCCCGTTATAGTAGGAAGATCGTTGGTACCGTTAACGGTAATCGTCACATCTTGAGTATGGCTAACGTTGTGTTGATCGGTGACTTTCACTTGGTAGGTAATGTCAATCGATTCACCATTACCAAGCGCTTGGATATCGCTATGAGTATTTGTAAGGTTAAAGCTCCACTTACCATTTTGATCAATCGACATATCGCCATATGGTGAAGTATTGCTTAGCAGTGTCCATGTATGAGTATCTGCCGTTTGAAGAACGTCTGGGTCGCCAGTTTCCAATTGACCCGTTAGCATGGTATTTGTATCTTCATTGGCATCTGCAGTAAGATTACCCGATATTTCAGGAGCATCATTCTCGCCATTGATAGTAATATCAACCGAAATTGTGTCCGTTCCCCCAAAGGCATCCATCACTGTAATTATTGCGGTATCCGTAATGCTCGAACCTTTCGCTAGGCTATTTACCGTCGCGTTATCGCTGTCAATCGTGTAAATCCACACACCTGTTGTCGGATTAACAACCAAGGCGCCGTAACTGGCCGAAGTAGTCACGCTATAGCTGTGACTGTCACTTTCATCGAGATCGCTAGTTACTAAGTTTCCAGTCGCCGTCAGGGTTTGGGTTTCTGAAACAACCCCCGTAGAGTCGCCGGATACTTCTGGTCGATCATTTGTGCCCTTTATTTCAATGGTCACGGTTTCTCGAGTGGTAACACCAAAGCTGTCCACCGCTGTGACAATAAAGCTTTCCGTTACAATGTCACTCGGTGATAACTCCTGCACATGTGGCTGCGTGTTGTATAAACTGTATGTCCAATCACCGTCACTCGTTATTTCAAACTGGCCATATGTGCCTTGAAGTGCATTACCACCACTGGCTGTTTTGGCGATGAAGCTTGCAGTGTCATCCGTATTAGATTCAACGGCGACTAAGCTGCCTGTTGTAACGATCGCGGTATCCTCAACTGAATCTCCGGTTAGATCGCCAGTAATAACTGGCTCAAGGTTCGACCCAGCTATCGTAATGGTTACAGGCTTAACAGACTCTAACCCCAGTGCATCGACCACTTTGACATTGAATATGTCTGTGAGTGTCTCGGTTTCGCCTAGATTCTTAACCGCGTCGATGCTTTTATCTAGCTCGTAGCGATATTGCCCTGTTACAGGATCTAGAATCAGCTTACCGTACGTTCCATCTTGTTCGTTAGCCGTCGTTTCATCTGGTAGGCTCCAGGTATGGGTATCTGTTACATCAACGTCACCATCATTCAAATTGCCCACTATTTGACTATCATCATCTGTATTGCTGATGGTAGCGGCCAATTCGCCAGTAATGTTAGGCCCATCATTCGAACCATTAACGACGACGTTGATCTGCATTTTAACGGGATCACCGTTACTATCGACGGTTGTTTTACCAAACTCATCCACAACAACTTCAAATATCTCGGTTAATGATTCACCCACATTTAGTCGATCAACGGCAGGAATCGAGCTATTTAAATTGTACGTCCAATCACCAGCCTCATTTAACGTCAGTGTTCCATAATCACCAGCCCCCGACGCCAAATGCCAAGCAGGATCGCCTAACTCTGCGGGTGCCACTAATGTGCCCGATTTTGAAATATCAGTGTCTTCCGTGACGTTCACGGTCTCAACAACTGGATCAGAGATTTCGACGTCGTCCGCGGTACCTTTAATATCAATGGTGATGGTTTGCGTACCGGTATCGTTAGCCTCTCCTGATGAATCCTTCACCTCAACAGAAAAAGTGTCTTGCAATGTTTCGCCATGATCAAGAGCTTGAACGGTTGCGTTGTTATTATCCAGAATGTAATCCCAACGACCAGTGATAGGGTTTAATTCAAGGTGTCCGTATAAGCCTTGAACGATGTTATCGCCATCTGTATCTGCTGATAAAGACCAGGTATGACTATCACCACTATCGTTATCATCAACTAACAACTGACCCGATTCTGCTGTTAGCGCATCCTCGGTAACCGCCCCTGAGATTTGTCCGGTCACCGACGGTTGATCGTTTGGTGTCCCACCGCCTCCAGGGCCTGTGCCATCGTCTGCACCCAACACTGTGATCACCACTGGATACGTAGCTGAAACACCGCCAGCCGTATCTTTGGCAGTCACATAAAAGGTGTCTGTTGCTGAATCCCCTGCGACAAGGCCACTCGTTGCAGGTTTAGAATCGTCCAGTACAAATGTCCAAATGCCATTAGAATCTATGGTCAATTGGCCATAAGATCCATCGACTGGCGAGACACTCCACTCACTAACCGTATCAAGTACATCAACATCGGTCGCGTAAACCATGCCTTGGGTCGTTTCCCATGTGCTGTCTTTCGCTACCCGGCCAGTATCCTCACCTAAAACGATGGGTAAATCATTAGTCCCTTGAATTGTGATAGTCAGAGGTTGATTCACCACTCCACCAAACTCATCAAACGCATGAACGTTAAATACTTCTGTGTGGGTGTCTCCTTCGCGCAAGCCTTGTACGTTCTCTGAATTGTTATCGACTACATACGACCACACGCCAGCATCATTAATAGTCAAAGTGCCTAAGTTGCCCGTTATCGTCGCACTGATAAATTTAACTGTGTCTTCGGCGTCTGTATCGGTTCCACTCGCCACATCAGTGTCGATATCTACTGATGTAATTGTGCCTGACAATGGGCTAGCGGTAACATCCTCTTCGAATGTCGCTGTAGTATCACCGCCTAATGTTGGCTTATCATTCGTCCCTTGAATCGTCACTACAACATTTTTCGACGCGGTTAACCCTGCTGAGTCTGTCACCGTTACAGAAAAAGTTTCTGTAATGGAGGTGGTGGGCGATAAAGCTTGGATTGCAGGCGCATTCATATCGGTTACAGAATATGTCCAAACACCGGCAGAGTTGATGGTGAGACTACCGTAAACACCAGTGGCATCATCTATGCTCCAATTCGATGTATCATGTACATCTGGGTCGCCGGATTTTAGTTTTCCAGATACAGATGTCGCACCATCTTCAGTGATAGTACCTGTAACATTCGAGCCTACGAGAGTCGGCGCATCGTTTGTTCCGGTGATCGTCACTTCAACTTGTGCGGTACTGACTTGCCCAAAGCTGTCACTTACTTGAACCGTAAACGTATCAGTAACAATATCGCCGCTATCTAAGCCATTTACAGAAGAAGCCGCATCATTTAACACAAATGTCCACTTGCCATTCGCATCTATTGACATGGTTCCGTACGTGCCGGTTGGCTCAACGATCAACCAATCATGGCTGTCAGACCCATCAGGATCACCTGAATCTAACTGGCCAATCACTTTATTGTCGACTCCTGTGCCGACAAGTTCGGTAATGGTGCCGGTTTCATCGCCAACAATCAGCGGGGAAGTATTGGTACCGACAACATTAATAGTGATGACTTGAGTGTCTGTTCCGCCATTTCCATCTGAGACTTCTATCGTGAACGGATCATTCACGACTTCACCAGCATCTAGCGCAACGGTTTCTGTTTTTGTAGAGTCAAGCGTATAAGTCCACATCCCAGTCGTTTCATCAATACTTAATGTGCCATACGTACCTAATAACGATCCCGCAAGGCCTGTTCCGGTTTGAACCTTCCAGCTATGGGAATCCGTTGTATCAACGTCCAATGCAACCAATTTACCGCTGGTTTCTTGTTGACCAGAAACCGCTTCTATAACCGTTCCCGAGTTGGGGCCTGTGATAGTCGGGTCATCATTATTACCGTTTATCGTCACCACGATATTCTTTTCAGTTTTCGCTCCGTGACTGTCTTCTACGGTCACCCGGAAAGTCTCGGTAAGTGTTTCACTATCAGCCAAAGCTTGAACTTGAGCTTTTGTATTGTCTAATGTGTATGTCCAATTACCCGCAGGGGTCAACACGAGCTCTCCATATCGGCCTGAAGGATTTAGAGCTTCATATACATGAGTATCGTCCGCATCTACATCACCATCAGTTAATATCCCAGTTACAATCAAGCCAATATCTTCAGTAGCATCCCCCGTCAAGTCGCCTTCCAATGTTGGTATGTCATTGGCACCAAAAATAGAAACTTTGACCGTTTTCGTTTTTGATGCTCCTTCCTGGTCTTCAACCTTCACTTGATACGATTCAATCACTTTGTCACCAGCATCCAGATGTTGGGCTGCGCCATTGTTTAACGTAAACGTCCATTTTCCTGTCGCCGATAATACAAATGTTCCCAAGCTTGAGGCAGGCGAAGACACCACTGTCCAAGTGTGAGTATCTCCTACATCTTTATCTCCGTGATAAAGCTGTTTGGTTATACTCAGTGTGCCATCTTCAGTCACATCCCCTCTTCGGGAACCCCCTAACCTAGGCGCATCGTTTGTCCCTGTAATTGTGATACTTATTAGCTGAGTATCAGTACCACCTTTCCCATCGTCGACAATAATAGTGAAAAAATCTTTTTTGGTGTCGCCTTCACCAATCCGCTGGACACGATTACTGCCGTTGTTCAGGTTATATGTCCATTCACCATTCGCATCGATAGACAAGCTACCAAAATTACCAACGCCTCCACCACTCACCGACCACGAGTGATCATCAATAACATCGACATCCGCTACTGCTAAAGTGCCAGTAGCAGTATAGGTAGTATCTTCTTTGACGTTACCCGATGAGTCGCCGGAAATAGTCGGTTGGTCATTATCACCCTTAATGGTAATCGTAACGCTTTGATTAGTAATACCACCGTAGGTGTCTGCAACTTTGATGTTAAATATTTCTGTAACCGTTTCATTTTCTGCTAGCTTTTGAGCTTCTGCGTTATCTAAGGTATATACCCACTTTCCTGTCAATGGGTTAAATGAAAACAAGCCGTAAGGCGTATCAGTAGCGCTTGTCAAAGTCATCGTGACGGAGTCAGGAACATCAGCATCCGATGCGACTATGGTTCCATCAACTGATAAAGTCGTATCTTCCTCAACCACCCCAACGACGTCGCCTGTAACCGTTGGCAGATCATTCGTTCCTGTAACGGTTAGATTAATGACCTGTTCAACAAACCCACCATGGTTATCACTTAAGCGAACGGTAAATGATTCACTCACAAGTTCACCTTGATGTAACGAATCCACGCGGGTGCTCACTAGGGTATAAGTCCACAACCCATTTGGGTCGATAGACAGGTCTCCATAGGTACCTGTTCCGCCACCATTCACAGACCAAGACAGGGTGTCTAACAAATCAATATCATCAAACACTAACTGACCCGTTGCCACAGTCGTCACGTCTTCGACAGTCGCTCCCGATGTCACACCAGAGGTAATAACGGGGGTATCGTTGTCACCCTTAATAGTGACCGTAACAACTTGAGTATCGGTTAAATCTCCATCACTGACTTGAATCGTAAAGGTATCTGTTACAAATTGGCCTTCTGACAATGACTGTACAACGGTATCGTTATTATTCAGGACATAAGTCCACTTGCCATTCGCATCCAAAGAAAAACTACCGTAAGTCGGAGTTCCAGTGGTGACATTCGTCCACGTCATATCAGATGACACATCGTGGTCAGGATCGCTCGCAACTAAGGTTCCTGTCGTTTGATAACTCGGGGTGTCCTCTTCAAGCGAGCCCGTTACACCGACTGCCGAATTGATAACCGGAGCATCGTTGGTACCCTGAATAATGATTTCAACCGAGCTTGGCGTACCATCTATAGAGGTGATATTGAAAGTGTGTCGGACTTCATCTCCAACTTGCATTGAATCAAACGCGCTGTTAGCAAGAAAAGACCAATTACCATTCGATAACAAAGTTAGAGTGCCAATAGGCCCTGAAACCGTTGCAGGCGTAAAGGTGTTATCTGGGTTATCAACATCGACGCTGGTTAATGTGCCTGTAGAGGTGAGCGCTACATCGGTTTCAG includes the following:
- a CDS encoding VCBS domain-containing protein codes for the protein MSSIRSLLNLGATGPGRIIILDASGNTKLVDLDYILLPGELVLTSGDSPVWLNDTDVLPGGLIDEESELDALKVDDEIGQIFAALEAGDDPTLAEEFAPAAGDGPQGSSIGGVGEIERTGAQVLASTFFETDGVQTQGLSETQSVALLNALRSAVNTNLLPSALASSERVLEDNVISGNIIASDLDLPSGSSLTFTTTSTATGLTFNSDGTYSFDASSYDSLSEGEELDIVAPVTVTDEVGGTDTTTLTITVTGTNDDPVAVSKTDAVTEDASISGQLTATDVDLPSGSSLSFTTTSTATGLTLNSDGSYTFDASSYDSLSKDETLDIVVPVTVTDEVGGTDTTTLMITITGTNDDPVANIATADVLEDSNLTGVVTASDVDLPSDRSLTFTTTSTATGLTFNSDGTYSFDASSYDSLSKDETLDIIVPVTVTDEVGGTDTTTLTITVTGTNDDPVAVSKIDAVTEDASISGQLTATDVDLPSGSSLSFTTTSTATGLTLNSDGTYTFDASSYDSLSKDETLDIVVPVTVTDEVGGTDTTTLTITITGTNDDPVANIATADVLEDSNLTGVVTASDVDLPSDRSLTFTTTSTATGLTFNSDGTYSFDASSYDSLSKGETLDIVVPVTVTDEVGGTDTTTLTITITGTNDDPVATIAATDVLEDSNLTGVVTASDVDLPSSSNLTFSTTSTATGLTFNSDGTYSFDASSYDSLSKGETLDIVVPVTVTDVLEDSNLTGVVTASDVDLPSSSNLMFSTTSTATGLTFNSDGTYSFDASSYDSLSKGETLDIVVPVTVTDEVGGTDTTTLTITVTGTNDDPVANIAATDVLEDSNLTGVDLPSNSNLTFSTTSTATGLTFNSDGSYSFDASSYDSLSKDETLDIVVPVTVTDEVGGTDTTTLTITITGTNDDPVANIATADVLEDSNLTGVVTASDVDLPSSSDLTFSTTSTATGLTFNSDGSYTFDASSYDSLSKDETLDIVVPVTVTDEAGGTDTTTLTITITGTNDDPVANIATAGVLEDAILNSVVTASDVDLPSGSNLTFTTTSTATGLTFNSDGSYTFDASSYDSLSKNEKLDIIVPVTVTDESGGTDTTLLTITITGTNDDPVAVAKVDAVVEDNMIAGHVTASDVDLPVGNSLSFTTTSTAAGLTLNTDGSYIFDASSYDFLSENEILEVVVPVTVTDEAGGTDTTTLTITVTGTNDSATVSSVSKVLAETDVALTSTGTLTSVDVDNPDNTFTPATVSGPIGTLTLLSNGNWSFLANSAFDSMQVGDEVRHTFNITSIDGTPSSVEIIIQGTNDAPVINSAVGVTGSLEEDTPSYQTTGTLVASDPDHDVSSDMTWTNVTTGTPTYGSFSLDANGKWTYVLNNNDTVVQSLSEGQFVTDTFTIQVSDGDLTDTQVVTVTIKGDNDTPVITSGVTSGATVEDVTTVATGQLVFDDIDLLDTLSWSVNGGGTGTYGDLSIDPNGLWTYTLVSTRVDSLHQGELVSESFTVRLSDNHGGFVEQVINLTVTGTNDLPTVTGDVVGVVEEDTTLSVDGTIVASDADVPDSVTMTLTSATDTPYGLFSFNPLTGKWVYTLDNAEAQKLAENETVTEIFNIKVADTYGGITNQSVTITIKGDNDQPTISGDSSGNVKEDTTYTATGTLAVADVDVIDDHSWSVSGGGVGNFGSLSIDANGEWTYNLNNGSNRVQRIGEGDTKKDFFTIIVDDGKGGTDTQLISITITGTNDAPRLGGSRRGDVTEDGTLSITKQLYHGDKDVGDTHTWTVVSSPASSLGTFVLSATGKWTFTLNNGAAQHLDAGDKVIESYQVKVEDQEGASKTKTVKVSIFGANDIPTLEGDLTGDATEDIGLIVTGILTDGDVDADDTHVYEALNPSGRYGELVLTPAGNWTYTLDNTKAQVQALADSETLTETFRVTVEDSHGAKTEKNIVVTINGNNDDPTITGPNSGTVIEAVSGQQETSGKLVALDVDTTDSHSWKVQTGTGLAGSLLGTYGTLSIDETTGMWTYTLDSTKTETVALDAGEVVNDPFTIEVSDGNGGTDTQVITINVVGTNTSPLIVGDETGTITELVGTGVDNKVIGQLDSGDPDGSDSHDWLIVEPTGTYGTMSIDANGKWTFVLNDAASSVNGLDSGDIVTDTFTVQVSDSFGQVSTAQVEVTITGTNDAPTLVGSNVTGTITEDGATSVSGKLKSGDPDVHDTSNWSIDDATGVYGSLTINSAGVWTYSVTDMNAPAIQALSPTTSITETFSVTVTDSAGLTASKNVVVTIQGTNDKPTLGGDTTATFEEDVTASPLSGTITSVDIDTDVASGTDTDAEDTVKFISATITGNLGTLTINDAGVWSYVVDNNSENVQGLREGDTHTEVFNVHAFDEFGGVVNQPLTITIQGTNDLPIVLGEDTGRVAKDSTWETTQGMVYATDVDVLDTVSEWSVSPVDGSYGQLTIDSNGIWTFVLDDSKPATSGLVAGDSATDTFYVTAKDTAGGVSATYPVVITVLGADDGTGPGGGGTPNDQPSVTGQISGAVTEDALTAESGQLLVDDNDSGDSHTWSLSADTDGDNIVQGLYGHLELNPITGRWDYILDNNNATVQALDHGETLQDTFSVEVKDSSGEANDTGTQTITIDIKGTADDVEISDPVVETVNVTEDTDISKSGTLVAPAELGDPAWHLASGAGDYGTLTLNEAGDWTYNLNSSIPAVDRLNVGESLTEIFEVVVDEFGKTTVDSNGDPVKMQINVVVNGSNDGPNITGELAATISNTDDDSQIVGNLNDGDVDVTDTHTWSLPDETTANEQDGTYGKLILDPVTGQYRYELDKSIDAVKNLGETETLTDIFNVKVVDALGLESVKPVTITIAGSNLEPVITGDLTGDSVEDTAIVTTGSLVAVESNTDDTASFIAKTASGGNALQGTYGQFEITSDGDWTYSLYNTQPHVQELSPSDIVTESFIVTAVDSFGVTTRETVTIEIKGTNDRPEVSGDSTGVVSETQTLTATGNLVTSDLDESDSHSYSVTTSASYGALVVNPTTGVWIYTIDSDNATVNSLAKGSSITDTAIITVMDAFGGTDTISVDITINGENDAPEISGNLTADANEDTNTMLTGQLETGDPDVLQTADTHTWTLLSNTSPYGDMSIDQNGKWSFNLTNTHSDIQALGNGESIDITYQVKVTDQHNVSHTQDVTITVNGTNDLPTITGPTTGSVVEDGTATQQGDLDFTDIDVNDSHTWGVQGGGAGTYGSLTVDANGQWIYTLANSSAAVQGLAQGQTEQDTFTVTLFDGTDTVTKEVTIDVSGSNDLPSISGDTSTSTTQDAAAHVGGSLSAVDTDTNDTHTWTLVGSAEGQYGHFVLNQLTGNWEYQIDNTLSGSDALGQGETDSELFVVQVSDSSGATKNQTVSIEVTGRNDAPQITSVIATGNAIVGYTTQALGSFTASDADSNNTDLVWSIVDQEGTYGTLSIDQTGAWTYNIDESKPGATSLKAGSSGQEIFTIQVTDTHGAVTQETVTIDVDGAFYNGVVTTGADILTGTANNEVMFGDPLGSSASSQDTFVWLSGSLGLVNGLPGRDIIREFDASNDSIDIGGIVSVDSLANLNALTSSISLVEAGSNVLLSINDGAGVIQTIEFESMNLNTLLEHPNASALSSADQIIRMLGNGTLKVSEHIGDDSANSITGTAGSDSLYGLEGDDFLTGGEGDDILTGGSGNDIFIWHQDETNSVAGHDEVSDFELAGGDKLDFRDILPDVIDGTDLTNLLTHVNASIASDNETIELVVTPETGLTQTIDVHVGDVGAFGLSGVSSSADIVSELLSRDAFKWD